One Microvirga thermotolerans DNA window includes the following coding sequences:
- a CDS encoding ABC transporter permease, producing the protein MTGAVPLEKHYVDREPFDPGATEPSGSESESFYRASSWRLMWWKFRRHKVAVAAAAILAAFYLLIPFVEVIAPYNQTKRNGDFIYAPPQPVHFVHEGRFVGPFVYPYKFTFDLESFRRVYTTDTSKPQPVRFLCRGDYYEFWGLVTANVHLFCPPEDGTLFLLGTDRLGRDLFSRIVYGARISLTIGIVGIAVSFALGLLFGGLAGYLGGWVDHVIQRLIEILRSLPELPLWLALSAALPANWSPILVFFGITIILGLLDWPGLARAVRSKLLSLREEDFVRAAELMGASKQRIIARHLIPNFMSHLIASATLAIPSMILGETALSFLGLGLRPPVTSWGVLLNEAQNLAAVQLHPWLLFPIVPVVIVVLAFNFMGDGLRDAADPYH; encoded by the coding sequence ATGACCGGAGCGGTGCCGCTGGAGAAGCACTACGTCGACAGGGAGCCCTTCGACCCCGGCGCCACGGAGCCCTCCGGGAGCGAGAGCGAGAGCTTCTATCGCGCATCGTCCTGGCGGCTGATGTGGTGGAAGTTCCGCCGCCACAAGGTGGCGGTGGCCGCCGCGGCCATCCTTGCGGCCTTCTACCTGCTCATCCCGTTCGTCGAGGTGATCGCCCCCTACAACCAGACGAAGCGCAACGGCGATTTCATCTACGCTCCACCCCAGCCGGTGCATTTCGTGCACGAGGGCCGCTTCGTGGGGCCCTTCGTCTATCCGTACAAGTTCACCTTCGACCTGGAGAGCTTCCGGCGCGTCTACACGACCGACACGTCGAAGCCGCAGCCGGTCCGCTTCCTCTGCCGGGGCGACTACTACGAGTTCTGGGGGCTCGTGACGGCGAACGTGCACCTGTTCTGCCCCCCCGAGGACGGAACGCTCTTCCTGCTGGGCACCGACAGGCTCGGGCGCGACCTGTTCTCGCGCATCGTCTACGGCGCGCGCATCTCCCTTACCATCGGCATCGTCGGGATTGCCGTGTCCTTCGCCCTGGGCCTCCTCTTCGGAGGGCTTGCGGGCTATCTCGGCGGATGGGTGGATCACGTGATCCAGCGCCTCATCGAGATCCTGCGCTCGCTTCCCGAGCTGCCCCTGTGGCTCGCCCTGTCGGCGGCGCTGCCGGCCAACTGGAGCCCCATCCTCGTCTTCTTCGGCATCACGATCATCCTCGGCCTGCTCGACTGGCCGGGGCTGGCGCGGGCCGTGCGCTCGAAGCTGCTCTCGCTGAGAGAGGAGGATTTCGTGCGGGCGGCGGAACTCATGGGAGCGTCCAAGCAGCGCATCATCGCGCGCCATCTCATTCCCAACTTCATGAGCCACCTCATCGCCTCGGCGACGCTCGCCATTCCCTCCATGATCCTGGGCGAGACCGCGCTCTCCTTCCTCGGGCTCGGGCTGCGGCCGCCGGTGACGAGCTGGGGCGTGCTGCTCAACGAGGCGCAGAACCTCGCCGCGGTCCAGCTCCATCCCTGGCTGCTCTTCCCCATCGTTCCGGTGGTGATCGTCGTTCTCGCCTTCAACTTCATGGGCGACGGCCTGCGCGACGCGGCGGATCCCTATCACTGA
- a CDS encoding ABC transporter ATP-binding protein, protein MDQPLLSIRDLAVDFETETGRFRAVDGLSFDIPKGKTVALVGESGSGKSVTAQAILQILPKKARIAGGSILFDDTTGGAPVDIAALDPEGARMRDLRGGRIAMIFQEPMTSLSPLHTIGDQISEALVIHAKVSQAEALERTKDVLARVGFPDPRRALRTYPFELSGGLRQRAMIAMALITHPDLLIADEPTTALDVTTQAQILDLINELQAETGMSVLLITHDLGVVANVADEVVVMYRGRVMESGSREAIFRHPEHPYLKALMRAVPRFAMGEDERLTPIREVKSATLAQAHRPERPQPQGPILSAENLTKSFTLRSGWFSGKTRTIHAVNGVSLALPVGRTLGLVGESGCGKTTVSKIIMRAMEPDSGAVFFDDGNGPRNVHELEGEALKDYRRSVQFIFQDPFSSLNPRMTVYEILTEPLLIHGIGDDDMRYRRAKQLLDMVGLDHRSLRRYPHSFSGGQRQRLGIARALALEPRVLICDEPVSALDVSVQAQVLNLLKDLQAALDLTYLFVSHNLAVVDYIADTIAVMCRGYIVEQAPKTSLFRNPVHPYTQALLAAVPDPDIDRPLDFAKLRADRFSHPGQWPEPFRLKEGEAGFMKEVEPGHHVRLGRLPLEEAA, encoded by the coding sequence ATGGACCAGCCGCTCCTGTCGATCCGCGATCTGGCGGTCGACTTCGAGACCGAGACCGGACGGTTTCGGGCCGTGGACGGCCTGTCCTTCGACATTCCCAAGGGGAAGACGGTAGCGCTGGTCGGCGAGTCCGGATCGGGCAAGTCGGTCACCGCCCAGGCCATTCTCCAGATCCTCCCGAAGAAGGCCCGCATCGCCGGGGGATCGATCCTCTTCGACGACACGACGGGCGGCGCGCCGGTGGACATCGCCGCCCTCGACCCCGAGGGCGCCAGGATGCGCGACCTGCGCGGCGGCCGCATCGCGATGATCTTCCAGGAGCCGATGACCTCCCTGTCGCCGCTCCACACCATCGGCGACCAGATTTCGGAAGCGCTCGTCATCCATGCCAAGGTGTCGCAGGCCGAAGCCCTGGAGCGCACGAAGGACGTGCTCGCCCGAGTCGGCTTTCCCGACCCGCGGCGGGCCCTGCGAACCTATCCCTTCGAGCTGTCCGGCGGACTGCGCCAGCGGGCGATGATCGCGATGGCGCTGATCACCCACCCCGACCTGCTGATCGCCGACGAACCGACGACCGCCCTCGACGTGACGACGCAGGCGCAGATCCTCGACCTGATCAACGAGCTGCAGGCCGAGACCGGCATGTCGGTCCTGCTCATCACTCACGACCTCGGCGTCGTCGCCAACGTGGCCGACGAGGTCGTGGTGATGTATCGCGGCCGGGTCATGGAATCCGGCTCCCGGGAGGCGATCTTCCGCCATCCGGAGCACCCGTACCTGAAGGCGCTCATGCGGGCCGTCCCGCGCTTCGCCATGGGCGAGGACGAGCGGCTGACCCCGATCCGCGAGGTGAAGAGCGCCACCCTGGCCCAGGCCCACCGGCCCGAGCGGCCGCAGCCGCAGGGGCCGATCCTCAGCGCCGAGAACCTGACGAAATCCTTCACGCTGCGGTCCGGCTGGTTTTCGGGAAAGACCAGGACCATCCACGCGGTCAACGGCGTGTCCCTGGCCCTGCCGGTCGGCAGGACCCTCGGCCTCGTCGGCGAGTCGGGATGCGGCAAGACCACCGTCTCGAAGATCATCATGCGCGCCATGGAGCCGGATTCCGGCGCGGTGTTCTTCGACGACGGCAACGGGCCGCGCAACGTGCACGAGCTCGAGGGCGAGGCGCTGAAGGACTACCGGCGCTCCGTCCAGTTCATCTTCCAGGATCCGTTCTCGTCCCTGAACCCGCGCATGACGGTCTACGAGATCCTCACCGAGCCGCTTCTCATCCACGGCATCGGCGACGACGACATGCGCTACCGCCGCGCCAAGCAGCTGCTCGACATGGTCGGGCTCGATCACCGTTCCCTGCGGCGCTACCCGCATTCGTTCTCGGGCGGCCAGCGCCAGCGGCTCGGCATCGCGCGGGCGCTCGCGCTCGAGCCGCGGGTCCTGATCTGCGACGAGCCCGTCTCGGCGCTGGACGTGTCGGTTCAGGCGCAGGTGCTCAATCTCCTGAAGGACCTGCAGGCGGCGCTCGACCTGACCTATCTGTTCGTCTCGCACAACCTCGCGGTCGTGGACTACATCGCCGACACGATTGCGGTGATGTGCCGGGGCTACATCGTGGAGCAGGCGCCCAAGACCTCCCTGTTCCGGAACCCGGTGCATCCCTATACCCAGGCGCTGCTCGCCGCGGTCCCGGATCCGGACATCGACCGGCCGCTCGACTTCGCGAAGCTGCGCGCCGACCGCTTCTCCCATCCCGGCCAATGGCCGGAACCCTTCCGGCTGAAAGAGGGCGAGGCCGGTTTCATGAAGGAGGTCGAGCCGGGCCATCATGTGCGGCTGGGACGGCTCCCCCTCGAGGAGGCTGCGTGA
- a CDS encoding ABC transporter substrate-binding protein, protein MPVLFCLRAGLLALFTALPLLSALAADYVEQPYWAEKVAKKELPPVSERVPRTPYVSEQANGSYGGDVVTLVARARDIRYISTYGYSRLVGYDRNLELQPDILEKFENEDDRIFTFTIREGHRWSDGHPFTAEDFRYYWEDIAGNKDLSPAGVPEFMMVDGKPARFEVIDERTVRYTFDKPNPRFLPNLAGPVDPGIYRPAHYLKQFHAKYADKAKLDEAAKAQKLKSWAALHNRLDDMKEHTNPDEPVLQPWHVTNRAPANRFVFERNPYYHRVDAHGHQLPYIDRIIMDVSAGGLFAAKANAGEVDLLFRGISMSDIPVLKQGEKAHDYTTLLWPYARGSELALYPNLNAKDPVWRALNRDPRYRRALSLAIDRKTLNNVFLFGLGIEGNNTVMEQSPLSFSGLRTLNAGYDPSEASRLLDEIGLGKRNAAGTRLLPDGRELEIIVETDGEASHIVDALTLIGEFWREIGVRLFVKPQDRTVLRNRAFAGLTTMVAGQGFDNAIPTAIMPPTEYAPMRQDNYAWPQWGQYVETKGKNGEAVDIPEARRLLDLYSIWMNTANRDVQRNVWTEMLRNHAENQWTIGTAAGALQPIVVRNGLKGLPQKALYSWEPTAMIGIYRIDEMYWNKAALKEARR, encoded by the coding sequence ATGCCCGTCCTTTTCTGCCTGCGCGCGGGCCTGCTGGCGCTGTTCACCGCCCTCCCGCTCCTGTCCGCCCTCGCGGCGGATTACGTCGAGCAGCCCTACTGGGCGGAGAAGGTCGCGAAGAAGGAGCTGCCGCCCGTCTCCGAACGCGTGCCGCGGACACCCTACGTCTCGGAGCAGGCGAACGGCAGCTACGGCGGCGACGTCGTCACCCTCGTGGCGCGGGCCCGCGACATCCGGTACATCAGCACCTACGGCTATTCCCGCCTCGTGGGCTACGACCGGAACCTGGAGCTCCAGCCCGACATTCTGGAGAAGTTCGAGAACGAGGACGACCGCATCTTCACCTTCACGATCCGCGAGGGCCACCGCTGGTCGGACGGGCACCCCTTCACGGCGGAGGACTTCCGCTACTACTGGGAGGACATCGCCGGCAACAAGGACCTGTCGCCCGCCGGCGTGCCGGAGTTCATGATGGTGGACGGCAAGCCCGCCCGGTTCGAGGTGATCGACGAACGGACGGTGCGCTACACCTTCGACAAGCCCAATCCGCGCTTCCTGCCGAACCTTGCGGGCCCCGTGGATCCCGGCATCTACCGCCCGGCCCACTACCTGAAGCAGTTCCATGCGAAATACGCCGACAAGGCGAAGCTCGACGAGGCCGCGAAGGCTCAGAAGCTGAAATCCTGGGCCGCCCTCCACAACCGCCTCGACGACATGAAGGAGCACACCAATCCGGACGAGCCGGTGCTCCAGCCGTGGCACGTCACGAACCGGGCGCCGGCGAACCGCTTCGTCTTCGAGCGCAATCCCTATTACCACCGCGTCGACGCCCATGGGCACCAGCTTCCCTACATCGACCGGATCATCATGGACGTGTCGGCCGGCGGCCTCTTCGCCGCCAAGGCGAACGCGGGCGAGGTGGACCTCCTCTTCCGCGGCATCTCCATGAGTGACATTCCCGTCCTCAAGCAGGGCGAGAAGGCGCACGACTACACGACGCTCCTGTGGCCCTACGCGCGCGGGTCGGAGCTCGCGCTCTATCCCAACCTCAACGCGAAGGATCCGGTCTGGCGTGCCCTCAACCGCGATCCGCGCTACCGCCGCGCCCTGTCGCTCGCCATCGACCGCAAGACCCTGAACAACGTGTTCCTCTTCGGCCTCGGGATCGAGGGCAACAACACGGTCATGGAGCAGAGCCCCCTCTCTTTCTCCGGCCTGCGCACCCTCAACGCCGGCTACGATCCGTCGGAGGCTTCGCGGCTCCTGGACGAGATCGGGCTCGGCAAGCGCAATGCCGCGGGCACCCGCCTCCTGCCGGACGGGCGCGAACTCGAGATCATCGTCGAGACGGACGGCGAGGCGAGCCACATCGTGGACGCGCTCACCCTCATCGGCGAGTTCTGGCGCGAGATCGGCGTCCGGCTCTTCGTGAAGCCGCAGGACAGGACGGTGCTGCGCAACCGCGCCTTCGCGGGCCTGACCACTATGGTGGCGGGCCAGGGCTTCGACAACGCGATCCCCACCGCGATCATGCCTCCGACCGAGTACGCCCCCATGCGCCAGGACAACTATGCCTGGCCGCAATGGGGCCAGTACGTGGAGACCAAGGGCAAGAACGGCGAGGCGGTGGACATTCCCGAGGCGCGGCGCCTGCTCGACCTCTATTCGATCTGGATGAACACGGCGAACCGCGACGTCCAGCGCAACGTCTGGACGGAGATGCTGCGCAACCACGCGGAGAACCAGTGGACCATCGGGACCGCGGCGGGCGCGCTTCAGCCCATCGTCGTGCGCAACGGCCTCAAGGGCCTGCCGCAGAAGGCGCTCTACAGCTGGGAACCGACGGCGATGATCGGCATCTACCGGATCGACGAGATGTATTGGAACAAGGCCGCCCTGAAAGAGGCTCGCAGATGA
- a CDS encoding GNAT family N-acetyltransferase produces MRADVLHGVPRLEAEWWDLWSRDPRATVFQSPAWLIPWREAFDEGESLVLAVRDGERLMALLPLFRYEGRLIPWGAGTTDRLDGIFDPTLDPAMLAQALDRLSEPVELFQVEENSLLRRIPLPEGWEERSGTAEPCLELPLPAALSRNMAQNLRYYRRRAERAGVAEPERGGPAAFEDLVDLHGRRWQSRGLPGVLHDPRVLAWHRRTLPALDAAGLLRLYVLRRGRRAVAVLYGLMAKERAFYYLGGFDPELESLGLGTVLIGHAVEEAQREGATVFDFLRGREAYKYRWGAGERTMYARRLAPVSCVAARLAAPSLRNGESAQ; encoded by the coding sequence ATGAGGGCGGACGTCCTGCACGGTGTCCCGAGGCTGGAGGCGGAGTGGTGGGATCTCTGGAGCCGGGATCCGAGGGCGACCGTCTTTCAGAGTCCCGCCTGGCTGATCCCCTGGCGGGAGGCCTTCGACGAAGGCGAGAGCCTGGTTCTCGCCGTTCGGGACGGGGAGCGCCTCATGGCGCTGCTGCCGCTCTTCCGGTACGAGGGCCGGCTCATTCCCTGGGGCGCCGGGACCACGGACCGCCTCGACGGGATCTTCGATCCGACGCTCGACCCCGCGATGCTCGCGCAGGCGCTCGACCGGCTGTCCGAGCCCGTCGAACTCTTCCAGGTCGAAGAGAACTCGCTCCTCAGGCGGATCCCCTTGCCCGAAGGCTGGGAAGAGCGGTCCGGAACGGCGGAGCCGTGCCTCGAACTGCCGCTTCCGGCCGCCCTGTCGCGCAACATGGCGCAGAACCTGCGCTATTACCGGCGCCGTGCGGAGCGGGCCGGCGTCGCGGAACCGGAACGCGGCGGACCTGCGGCCTTCGAGGACCTGGTGGATCTCCACGGTCGGCGCTGGCAAAGCCGCGGCCTGCCCGGCGTCCTGCACGATCCGCGGGTGCTCGCCTGGCACCGGCGCACGCTCCCGGCGCTCGACGCGGCCGGGCTCCTCCGCCTCTACGTGCTCCGGCGGGGCCGGCGCGCGGTGGCGGTGCTCTATGGGCTGATGGCGAAGGAGCGGGCATTCTACTATCTCGGCGGCTTCGATCCCGAGCTGGAGAGTCTCGGTCTCGGGACCGTCCTGATCGGGCATGCGGTCGAGGAGGCACAGCGCGAGGGCGCGACCGTCTTCGACTTCCTGCGAGGGCGGGAGGCCTACAAGTACCGTTGGGGCGCTGGCGAGCGGACGATGTATGCCCGCCGCCTCGCGCCCGTCAGCTGCGTTGCGGCCCGGTTGGCTGCGCCGTCCCTGCGAAACGGCGAAAGCGCTCAGTGA
- a CDS encoding ABC transporter permease — protein MIRFLLRRFVTMLVTLLIISALVFLIIKLPPGDFLTNQIAELRAQGEADAAAKAEFLIKQYGLDKPVWQQYLVWLGAMPGQNGFSGLLQGDWGWSFEYDRPVVEVVGDALWLTLVVNVAVVIFIHLVSIPIAIYSATRQYSLGDYVATFVGYIGLATPSFLLALILLYYSNRWFGISIGGLFDSRYAGQPWTWDKVKSLLAHLVVPTLVIGLAGTAAMIRRMRANLLDELGKQYYVTAKAKGLAPGRALLKYPFRMSLNPFIADIGNLLPHLVSGSVLVSLVLSLPTVGPILLSALKSQDQFLAGFILMFVAVLTVLGMLISDLLLAWLDPRIRMGGGR, from the coding sequence ATGATCCGTTTCCTGTTGCGTCGCTTCGTCACGATGCTCGTGACGCTCCTGATCATCTCGGCCCTGGTCTTTCTCATCATCAAGCTGCCGCCGGGCGACTTCCTGACCAACCAGATCGCCGAGCTGCGCGCCCAGGGCGAGGCGGACGCGGCGGCGAAGGCGGAATTCCTCATCAAGCAGTACGGCCTCGACAAGCCGGTCTGGCAGCAATACCTCGTCTGGCTCGGCGCGATGCCGGGGCAGAACGGCTTCTCGGGCCTGCTCCAGGGCGACTGGGGCTGGTCGTTCGAGTACGACCGACCGGTCGTGGAGGTGGTGGGGGATGCCCTGTGGCTGACGCTCGTCGTCAACGTCGCCGTGGTGATCTTCATCCACCTGGTCTCGATCCCCATCGCCATCTATTCGGCGACGCGCCAGTACTCGCTGGGGGACTACGTCGCCACCTTCGTCGGCTATATCGGCCTCGCGACGCCGAGCTTCCTCCTCGCCCTCATCCTGCTCTACTACTCCAACCGCTGGTTCGGGATCTCCATCGGAGGGCTCTTCGACTCCCGCTACGCGGGCCAGCCCTGGACCTGGGACAAGGTCAAGTCGCTCCTCGCGCATCTCGTCGTGCCGACCCTGGTCATCGGCCTCGCGGGTACGGCGGCGATGATCCGGCGCATGCGCGCCAACCTCCTCGACGAGCTCGGCAAGCAGTATTACGTGACCGCGAAGGCGAAGGGCCTCGCTCCCGGCAGGGCGCTCCTGAAATATCCCTTCCGCATGTCCCTGAACCCCTTCATCGCCGATATCGGCAACCTGCTGCCGCACCTCGTCTCGGGCTCCGTCCTCGTCTCGCTGGTGCTCAGCCTTCCGACCGTCGGGCCGATCCTGCTCAGCGCCCTCAAGAGCCAGGACCAGTTCCTGGCCGGGTTCATCCTGATGTTCGTGGCGGTGCTCACGGTGCTCGGCATGCTGATCTCGGACCTGCTCCTCGCCTGGCTCGATCCGCGCATCCGGATGGGAGGCGGCCGATGA